The Pristiophorus japonicus isolate sPriJap1 chromosome 17, sPriJap1.hap1, whole genome shotgun sequence DNA window tcctaataaagaattctaccatattatggtcactcttccccaagtggcctcgcacaagtttgccaattagtcctttctcattacacatcacccagtctaggatggccagccctctagttggttcctcgacatattggtctagaaaaccatccctaatacactccaggaaatcctcctccaccacattgctaccagtttggttagcctaatcaatatgtagattaaagtcacccatgataactgctgtacctttattgcacgcatccctaatttcttgtttgatgctgtccccaacctcactactactgtttggtggtctgtgcactactccttagcgttttctgccctttggtattccgtagctccacccttaccgattccacatcatccaagctaatgtccttccttactattgcgttaatttcctctttaaccagcaacgccaccgcacctccttttctttgctgtctgtccttcctgaatgttgaatccccaagatgttgagttcccagccttggtcaccctggagccatgtctccttaatgccaattacatcatatccgtcaacagctatctgtgcagtgaattcatccaccttattacgaatactcctcgcattgaggcacagaaccttcaggcttgtctttttaacacactttgcccctttagaattttgatgggaCAAGTCCCCATCCCAGTTCATAATTAAAAGTACAGTCTGATACACAGCTCAAACAAACAACTGGTTGTGATTCATAAGTCCCTAAATATAGGCTGTCATATCTTTAAATAAAAATTATACCATGACCTCCTGTGGCCAGCAGTTTGGGATTTGGAGCAGAGCTGCAGTTCAGCTTCTACCTTGGCTAACTTTAAAGAGCACTGCTCCCAGTGGAGAAATGGTCTAAATAGGTAATCTTAAAGTCGATCAAAAACAGATTTTTTCCCACTGGTGAAAGTTCCTCTAGATTGGCCTCAGGTTATCTGGAGATCAGAAAAGCCAGCACGAAATGGCTGCTTATTCATAGAGTACCTTTTAAAAACTTATTTTATTCAAAATAGGACAAGTCACAATTTTATATTCTACACAACACACAAATCAAGGCAGTATATTCAATTAAAATAGGGAAAGAACAAGTCTAGATTATAAAGTTCGTATTTCTGGTTTCCTTCCCTCCCCAGTGCCCTCCAAATCATCGGGAGATTAGTAGGCTGTGTGTGAAGGTCATTGACTTCATGGATTCGCTCAAATTCTCCTTGCCACAAGTGCTGGTACAGATCTTCCACAGTGAAAATCAAAAACTTAACATGAAAAAAAAAGACACAATAAGATCATCCGGTCCATTTCATCCAAACATGGTGCAGTGCACACGCACCATCTACCCAGCTCCGAGGCACGAAAGGCAAATAAAAACCAGGACGTCAATTTAGAAAACTGCTCCGATACCTGAAAGCAATCAGCTAAGTTCCAGGAGACCACAGTAATTCACGTGCATCACCAATCACAACTACCTGCTATAACGCAAGATGTCTCCTTTCAGGAAATTGTCCAATTCTCCACTGAATGTCCGCAGAAAATCCATATGCTTCAATAAATGGTTGATTTATTTCAATTATAAACTATCCGTAGAATGGAGGAATGCATGGTTTTACTTGCTTTATATTACGACGAAATAAAACTCAATTCACAAGCATCAATGATGTTGCATTATAGACCGTTTCCAATTACCTTGCATTATGTGCTCAAAGTCAGCAATAGTCACTGGCACAAAATTCTCTCATCAATGTAGAAGAGCTAACACAGACCAATAATCAAATTGGTGATTTTATGACACTTATTGAAAACAGTGAGGTGAATGTGCAAGAAATCTATAGTAAATGTTGCGATCGGTAAACTTGAATCACCTTGGGCAGACTTTCATAAAAGTCAAAAAAATATTTGCACTGGTGAATGCGAGTTGGAGAAAAATCACTAAACCAAGGTCCTCATTTTTAAGACGGACCTGGAAGTCACAATTCAAATAAAGCCCCCTCCCATGAGGCATTGAATACTATAAAAATCAGACATGAGCACCAAAAGAGGTTTATTGAACATAGCTTTGCATGTATTGACAAGGAATGCATTTCAGGGAGAACTCTGTCTGAAAAGCTTATACAGCTACACATTAGAAATCCTTTTGGTCACTTTACTCCAATATGGACTACAGAATAGGTGGGCTGATGGCAAAATAGAGCCATAGACAACTACAAGCTCAAGTGACAGAAAACACACAACTCATACTTGGAACTCTACAAGAGATATGAAATTAAATCAGTACTGGTGACAAATGAATGTCTAAATGATAGTCAATCTCCTCTTTTCCAGGAATGAAAGCTATGTTGCATAAAGATATAGAAGATGGATTGAACAGTTTTAGCCATTTTTAATTATCAGAATTTATTTGCAGTTAAGTATTTGATTTAGCACTTGCATTATGTGAAAAGGCAtgggtttgttttttttttaaatgcaaaaaaaaaaaagggcaaacTTGATTAAAGATGAAATCACCAAGTACACACATCATCCACTAAAGTTCTGTTCTGTGTACAACAGGTCACTTTTTAAATTTATTTGGAAAATACAAGTGATACAATTCTAACTATTTTGTTGTGAGCATGCAAATTCTGCAATTCAAAGACATAGTTAAGCAACTGATAGCATTTGATAAAAGTGGGCGATTTAGCAGTTCAGAGTTACAAAGCAGCAATTGGGAGGATCATATATTAGGATTTACAAAGGGAGGTTTGCAAGAAACAAACAACTTCCATTTTATTTAGCACCTTTTTTAAATAgataaacatcccaaggtacttcacgaaGCATTAAAACAAATATTGACATCTAGCTGGAGAAGGAGATGCTAGGGAGGGgtgacaaagcttggtcaaagaggtaggtttaaaggaaaaGAGGGCTGTGGAGAGGCAAAAAGGTTTAGAGGGAATCCCAGAGCCAAGGGCTGagttagctgaaggcacagccaccaatggtggggtgaagggagtgtgagggggatgcATGCACTAAACCACTGGGCAGTTTATGGCCAAAGAACCTCTTTTGGGATCCAATTTTAAATCGCTCCTCACTCAATAGGTTTAATTTTCTTAACCCAATTCTCTACCCATTTTACTTGTGGCTGAATCACTAGCTTTCAACAGAAACCTTTCAACAAACTTATAATATCCAGTAAAATCTTTGCATTCTTTTGAACTTTGTACTTTTGCCAAATCGTATGTTTTAAAGCAACAAAATACAATGACCAATCAGGTTAAAGATTGAAGAATTGGCACCCAACCAAAATATTTCACGGCTCCTCTTCCCCGTGTAAATGCTAGCAAAGAGAAACTGtttgcaatggctgaagggtcgataaccagagggcacgggtttaaggtgattagcaaaagaaccagaggcgacatgaggaaaaaccttttttaatgaacgagtggttaggatttggaatgcactgcccgatagggtggtggataaAGATTCAATAGTCGtattcaacagggaattggataaatacccgaagaaaaaaattgcagggatataggaAGAGAGCGTGGGACCAGGACTGACTggatgctctttgaaagagctggcgcagactcgatgggctgaatggcctcattctgtgcggtACTACTGTATAATTCTAAGTTCCCCAGAGACAGTGCCACTTAAAGATTCTACGAATAAATTATAGGATCCATTTTAACCACCGGCAGAGAACAGATGGGCGGAGTATGGCTCTTTGTTTTTGCTTGGAGGCCTGGGCCTCAGCTCCGTTTCACCAGCAAGCTATAGGCACCTGCAGCTACTTGCCAATTCTGCTCCTCCTGGCACAAAGAGCATCTTTCCGGGCCGTTTTGTGAGCAACATCCAGCAGTCCCGTGGAACACGGCGTGTGTGACATAACCCCCTCTGACATTTGCACTTCAAAACTGTGACTAGGGTCCTGTGTACAAGGACCCGGATTTGCATTAATTAATGAGGCTCCCACCCGATTCAGGCAGGCACTTGGACAACCCTCGTAAAGAACCCGGGCAAAATGGCAGCAGTCAGGAAAACGTCCAATGAAAAAATTGACAGGAAGTGCACACAGATATAAAAGTTTTTAGATTATAGACTTGGAAAAGAGCAAAGTTTTTGCCTGGCCACTAAAGAGAAGAACAGTAAGGAGGAAAGAACACCAACTGAAATTGTTGGGCCAAAGCGAGATGTGTCGCCTCGCCCTACCTCATCTTGCAATTCCAGGAGTTGTCCCAATTGACCACACGCATTCCCACAGCACTTGCAGGCAGCTTGGAAAAAGGTTGATGCCATGATCACATTATATAATTTGTCGTTCAGGCTTGTGACATGCTTCACAATTCACTCCAACCCCATTTACTCATTTTGTGCCATTCAGCAGGTAAAGCATTAGCATCTCTCGCCAATTTTGTGTCATTAACCACGTAAGAGCTCAAAACGTATTTTAGGGATAACAATTGGCCCATTCAGATTGAAGATAAATGGAACCCCAAATCACATTCCTGCCTTTATGATGCTATCATGGACCTAAATTCAGCAACAGGTTGTACGCGAGAAATAGATCACCGGTGACATTGCTCAGGACGCACTTCTATAATATCGAGATGCTAATGCCATGTAGGGCACATTAGTGTCACTGCTTTACAACGCCCGAGTAAGTCAAATTGAGATTTCAGCTGGTTCTTTGGGGTTTTAATTCTGCAACCTTGGCCACTGTTAAAACCAAAATCAGCATTATAACTGCATGCATGAAATTTTTTAGTTCCTTCCCACTGTTAAAAGTAGAGAATTCAAAGCACAATATAGCATGCAAAATGGACAAACTGGAGGTAGATCACAAGATAGTTACACACAAGAGCAGCCATTCAGTCCATCTAAATTCATCCACCCATCAGGATCCTATAGCTTCTCCCTCCTTGTGTTATTCAATAGTTTCTTAAATTCTTTTAGGGCTTTTTTCCACCACTGCGGTGTAGAAGTCCAGTCTGTAGATGGATCACAGTGTGAACTATTACTTCGAACCCGTGACTCTCCTTGTCCCACTCAATTTAAAATATTCTCCCTCAGCTGCCTCCTTTCCAGACCGAACAGCCGTGGTTCCTCCTGTCTTTAAGTAATGTTACATCAAGCCTGCATAACTGGCAGAGACCACATCCCACCCCAGGCAACAAGTCAGCCAGATCACCCCAAATAACCACCCAGTTTCTAACTTGATTTTTATAGAACCACTGGTGGAACAGTGAACCATATAAAGGGGCAACAGCCAACATTAAGTGCCTTAAACCCTTATACAAAGGAAGTTTCATTTGATAGACATATCACCCATTTTATTAGCAAGGCTACTATTCATCATATCTTTCTCTGCTCCAATGTCATTCACTACCACACACTTGGGGAAAAAAAAGACGACAACTCCCTGGCAAAGAATGTTGTAAGTAAGGCATACAAAGCAAAATTATGACTCTGTACGCGTGGCACCGCCTAATGGATATGCACGTAACTAATACAAGTCAGCACTGAAATACAGTGGCAAATCCCCACAAAATAAAATCAACAAAGTAGTTCACCCTTTCACAATACCTACCTCGCTAGAAAACGTCAAACTTGATTATTCGTGTTAGGAACTGGCTTCCTTCCACCTCTGGGCCACTGAGGTGGAATAAAGATGCTTCAAGAATGGCAAAGCTTTAGTGGCAACTTAAATTCAAGCAGCTAAACCCAGCTTTGTCAACTTAAATGCTGTCTTTATTAAAACAGAATTTAAAGGGTTAGCGTTGATACAAAAATACAAGGCTGGTCACACAAATCCAAACGCAAGCATCTTTTCTGCTTATATTGGAAATACCGCGAGTGAATTATGCTCATGCAGGAAATGCACCGTTACAGCACAAGGTCTAATACTGcatcagtaacaattctacaagcAAGACACCTTCCCTCAGCATTAAACATGGCATAATCCCATAGGAAAGATACAACAATGCAATTTTCTGAAGTATCGGAACCCAATGTTTTAAATATGTTCAATATTTGAAGACACAAAGCCGCGTTGCTGGTTCGATGTACCCCGTCCAGGAAAGTTAGGCAGAGTACCACGAGTGTGGGCGTTAGTTTGAAGCCCCTGCTTCCGCTCCTGCAGGTTCAGGATTTGGATTTCCTTTTTGCTTCTGCTGCATTATTTCAGCATCCCTGCAAGAAGACAAAGTGCCATCACAACATTTCCCAACAAACACTTCACTTGAGTCAATGCCGAGGTAGCCTTTCGATAAAGTGTTCGATCGTGAATATACAGGACGGGACAAACGATTGGCAGCGATTATAAATGGTGCAGTTACACAAATTTAGAGTCTCCGGACACAGAAACAAATGCTGATAATGAATGAAGTGGCCTCCCATTTAGACTCTGCTCTCAGGGATACAAAATTGTGCCTCCGGCAGTTTAAAAAGGTCAACTGAATTCAGCTACTCCACAACTAATCCTACCATAATACTGCGTGCACTACTGTGCGGATAGACAATCACCCAGAAAGTTAGAGCTTTTTAGAAACTTTTCACAAGTTATCAAACCCATCAACTGCTTCTTTGTGATAGAAGTCCAACACAAACAGTTCTCCTTCTCCCAATTAAAATTATATTTAGCCCCATTGATGTCCAGCTTTGACAAAGGGTCCATACCCAAAatgttaacaacttgtatttatatagcgcctttaacatagtgaaacgtcccggaGCGCTTCACAGAAATaaaacattttgacaccgagccgcgtaaatAGAAATTagcatagcttggtcaaagaggtagagaggcggagaggtttaggcagggagtttcagagcttggggcccaggcaacagaaggcacggccaccgatggttgagcgattataatcagggatgctcaagagggcagaattagaggagcgcagacatctcggagggggggggggggggggcggttgtgagactggaggagattacagagatagggaggggtgaggccacggagggatttgtaaacaaggatgacaattttgaaatcgaggcgttgcttaactggaagccaatgtaggtcagcgagcacaggggtgatgggtgagcgggacttggtcagctgagttttggatcacctcgagtttacgtagtcAATCCTTGCAGATGCCAACAGACCTGCTGTACACGTCTAGCATTgattttaattgtttaattgttcGGCTCTCTCGTGGGCAATCCCCCACCCACCATAAAACAAGGAGCCAGATGTACAGAAATATAACCCCATTATTCCTCTGTAGAGTTGCAAGATTTTGGTTCCAGATTATCAGTTGTTTTGACTGCTTGTCTTACAGTTTACAGATTCAGCAGGGCTGGGTTTACCTCTGCTTCCTGGCGGCAGCAGATAAACCATCATCCTTTCTTTTCCGTTTACTTTGCTCAGTTGATTTTTTTGCATTTTTCTGACGAGCAAGTTCACGTTGATTACCACCTAGGAAGAATAAAACCAATGATGACTTCCTCACTTTGATCACCTCTTCCGCACCACAGCAACGTCCTCAATTTAAAAAAAGGCACGATTACAGTCTTTGCTTAAGATTTTGATCCAGTCAGGATTACAGGAGTttctttaggggggggggggggggggagaacaggggTAGGGAATAGCTGGTTTGTCTTTTTTCCCCTTTCCCATCAGGGATACAGTCACCCAGTAAGATTAGTAAAGTTTACCACATCAGAAACTTTCTTCTCTCCTTTCCCCAAAGCATCACAGTACTGAAAGgagatatatacacacgcacacacaccaatATTGAACGGGCATTGATATACTGGAAGGCAGGTTTTGTGCACAGAAATTGACACCTATATTAGCCTAAAAGCATAGGGATCAAAATCCCCCTTCATCCTCCCGCCATCCCTAAGCGCAAGTCAACACTGTTTAAACTAATTATCCACAGTTAATGATCAAGCTTTCGCTTGAACGGAAAAAAGCTACACAAAAGGAGTCTAGAGATCCTGCTTAGTTCCAGCTCACGGGGTCTCAACACTTTGACCAGATTTTCAGGCACAGCAGAAAAGAAGGACTATtaattgcaatttaaaaaaatatgtatCCTTAATGAGACCTGCTCAGCATTTTCTCTTTCTTTTCATGCATTTTTATGGGAGATTATGCCACGTTAAAAACTAAAAAGCTGCCTCGATTGCAGGGTCTTAATAATTAATGGTCCCAATGGTTAAATAAGTTGAAACTTTAAAATTATGATACTCA harbors:
- the serf2a gene encoding small EDRK-rich factor 2, encoding MTRGNQRELARQKNAKKSTEQSKRKRKDDGLSAAARKQRDAEIMQQKQKGNPNPEPAGAEAGASN